The window TCGGCGCGCGCCTCGGCGCCGCGGGCGACATCGGCGAAGAACGGGTTGCCCGCATCCAGGACGACCAGGCCGATACTGCGACTGCGTCCGACCCGCAGCTGGCGGGCCGCGTCGTTGCGAACGAAGCCGAGCTGCTCGATGGCCCGCTGCACGCGTTCGACGGTGGCGGGCGCGACCTTCTCCGGCCGGTTCAGCACGTTGGAGACCGTGCCGACAGAGACCGTGGCCGCCGCAGCGACGTCCCTGATACTGACGACCATCCGCGTCCCCTCGTCCGTCGCCCAGGTTATCGAGTGCGGCGACGCGCTGGGGCAAACGCTATCCGATTGCGCGGAGGTACAGGGATGAGTTACCCTTTTTGAAACGATTCACTCCCGGGAACAGGAACCTCAATGACGAGACAGCCACAGCGCGTCTGCTTCCAGCTGCAGATCGAGCCTGAACTGCTCGACGAGTACATCCGCCGCCACAGCCCCGTCTGGCCGGAGATGCTGGCAGAGATCGCCGCCTCCGGCCGGCGCAACTACTCGCTGTTCCTGGGCGACGGCGGCCGCCTGATCGGTTACTACGAGACCGACAACGACGACGCCGCTCAGGCCTACCTCGCCGCCTCCCCCGTCGCCGCGCGCTGGGAGGCCGAGATGTCCCGGTTCTTCGTGGGCCTGCAGGGCCGGCCGGACCAGGCATCCACTCCGCTGACCGAGATCTTCAACCTCCACGATCAACTGGCCGCATCCGTCGCGACCACCGACACGACAGAGAGCACCCGATGAGCATCCTCACCCCCGACATCCAGGCCGCCCTGGCCCAGCAGGGCATCGAACTGCCCTCGTGGGCGTTCGGCAACTCCGGTACCCGGTTCCGCGTGTGGACCACCGAAGGAACCCCGCGCGACCCGTTCGAGAAGATCGCCGACGCCGCCGAGGTCAACCGCGTCACCGGTCTTGCCCCCTCGGTGGCACTGCACATCCCGTGGGACAAGGTCTCGGACTACAGCGTGCTGCGTCGCCACGCCGAGGACCTGGGCGTGAAGCTCGGCACGATCAACTCCAACACGTTCCAGGACGAGGACTATAAGTTCGGCGCCCTCACGCACGAGAACGAGGCCATCCGCCGCAAGGCGATCGACCACCACATCGAGTGCGTCGACGTGATGGATGCCACCGGCTCCCGCGACCTGAAGATCTGGCTCGCCGAGGGGTCGAACTACCCCGGCCAGACCGACATGCGCTCCCGTCAGGACCGCCTGCAG is drawn from Microbacterium sp. zg-B96 and contains these coding sequences:
- a CDS encoding L-rhamnose mutarotase — its product is MTRQPQRVCFQLQIEPELLDEYIRRHSPVWPEMLAEIAASGRRNYSLFLGDGGRLIGYYETDNDDAAQAYLAASPVAARWEAEMSRFFVGLQGRPDQASTPLTEIFNLHDQLAASVATTDTTESTR